A window from Vulcanimicrobium alpinum encodes these proteins:
- a CDS encoding DUF2277 domain-containing protein, with protein MCRNIRTLYNFEPPATDDDIRAAAVQFVRKLSGFTRPSHQNEAAFEQAVDDVAIVARRLIDSLVTASAPRDREAWTARAKARATARRAARP; from the coding sequence ATGTGCCGCAACATCCGGACGCTGTACAACTTTGAGCCGCCGGCGACGGACGACGACATCCGCGCGGCTGCGGTGCAATTCGTGCGGAAGCTCTCCGGCTTCACGCGACCCTCGCATCAGAACGAAGCGGCGTTCGAGCAGGCGGTCGACGATGTCGCGATCGTCGCGCGGCGCCTCATCGATTCGCTCGTGACGGCGTCGGCGCCCCGGGATCGCGAGGCCTGGACGGCCCGAGCGAAGGCGCGGGCTACTGCGCGACGCGCCGCGAGACCGTGA
- a CDS encoding MFS transporter, giving the protein MTRAAWMVGLALAAAMLGSNIPAPLYELYRQRFGFSTFAMTAVFATYPIALIGALIACERVPDRIGRRATLALGVLVSALGAALFALAGGLSWLIAGRLAAALAIGLAGAAGAPLLVELRADGDRRAAALVATFALSLACGLAPALSGSLAAAGIAPFTAAYAIDIAIALGACAALIAFVPETRPAQVRVARAPVRLDAGARRAFAIAALGSGIGWWVASLFVSLVPSYLGALLGVRSPAVGGVLALIVFAVSPLAMFALRTRDERVTLRWGMALTIVALAGILTAVPARSLALFTIATFVAGIAQGASFFGAQTMINRLGTPEERARVGARFYAITYLMIGVPVLAMGALATGFGLFAAFAIVGGLYAVVALGVLIAAGAPRARSAATERAA; this is encoded by the coding sequence GTGACACGCGCAGCTTGGATGGTCGGCCTCGCGCTGGCCGCCGCGATGCTCGGCTCCAACATCCCCGCGCCGCTCTATGAGCTCTACCGGCAGCGCTTCGGGTTCTCGACGTTCGCGATGACGGCCGTCTTCGCGACCTATCCCATCGCGTTGATCGGCGCGCTCATCGCGTGCGAACGTGTCCCCGACCGCATCGGCCGCCGCGCGACGCTCGCCCTCGGCGTCCTCGTCTCCGCGCTCGGCGCCGCACTCTTCGCCCTGGCCGGCGGGCTGAGCTGGCTGATCGCCGGACGGCTCGCGGCGGCGCTCGCGATCGGTCTCGCCGGCGCGGCCGGCGCACCGTTGCTCGTCGAACTGCGCGCCGACGGCGACCGCCGCGCCGCCGCGCTCGTCGCGACGTTTGCGCTCTCGCTCGCGTGCGGGCTCGCGCCGGCGCTCTCGGGATCGCTCGCGGCCGCCGGGATCGCACCGTTCACCGCCGCGTACGCGATCGACATCGCGATCGCGCTCGGCGCGTGCGCGGCGCTGATCGCGTTCGTCCCCGAAACGCGACCGGCGCAGGTGCGCGTCGCGCGCGCTCCCGTCCGCCTCGACGCCGGTGCGCGGCGCGCCTTTGCGATTGCGGCGCTCGGGTCGGGGATCGGCTGGTGGGTCGCGAGCCTGTTCGTCTCGCTCGTGCCCTCGTATCTCGGCGCGCTGCTCGGCGTGCGCAGTCCGGCGGTCGGCGGCGTCCTCGCCCTGATCGTGTTCGCCGTCTCGCCGCTGGCGATGTTCGCTCTGCGCACGCGCGACGAACGCGTGACGCTGCGCTGGGGGATGGCGCTCACGATCGTCGCGCTCGCCGGGATTCTCACGGCGGTGCCGGCGCGTTCGCTCGCGCTCTTCACGATCGCGACGTTCGTCGCGGGGATCGCGCAGGGTGCCTCGTTCTTCGGCGCGCAGACGATGATCAACCGGCTCGGCACCCCGGAAGAGCGGGCCCGCGTCGGCGCGCGATTCTACGCGATCACGTATCTCATGATCGGCGTTCCCGTCCTTGCGATGGGCGCGCTGGCGACGGGCTTCGGCTTGTTCGCCGCGTTTGCGATCGTCGGCGGCCTCTACGCCGTCGTCGCGCTCGGGGTGCTGATCGCGGCCGGTGCGCCGCGCGCGCGCAGCGCCGCCACGGAGCGTGCGGCATGA
- a CDS encoding ABC transporter permease: MTVAGRTLARAPRAPVPRLRWAMLLPLAGPAAFLALWWAVSAAHVVRAVLLPSPFETLGYLGDAFVHGTLGADTVVTLTRTLLAFAIGAVLGVPIGVAFGSNERLYRSVEFLIDFFRSTPASALIPLFILFFGITDVNKIAIAGFSVFLIVMFNSAYGVMNARKSRLLAARVMGASRFQIFRDVLVYESLPQTFVGLRNGISTALVIVVVAEMFIGSDQGLGHRIIEGEQILHVNDMYASILVAGMLGYALNVLFMLADKRLIHWNGK; this comes from the coding sequence ATGACGGTCGCCGGCCGAACCCTGGCGCGCGCGCCGCGCGCGCCCGTTCCGCGCCTGCGCTGGGCGATGCTGCTGCCGCTCGCCGGGCCGGCGGCGTTTCTCGCGCTCTGGTGGGCGGTGAGCGCTGCGCACGTGGTGCGCGCCGTGCTGCTGCCGTCGCCGTTCGAGACCCTCGGCTATCTCGGCGATGCGTTCGTGCACGGGACGCTCGGCGCGGATACGGTGGTCACGCTGACGCGGACCTTGCTCGCGTTCGCGATCGGCGCGGTGCTCGGCGTCCCGATCGGCGTCGCGTTCGGCAGCAACGAGCGGCTTTATCGCAGCGTCGAGTTTCTGATCGACTTCTTTCGCTCCACGCCGGCGAGCGCGCTGATCCCGCTGTTCATCCTGTTCTTCGGGATCACCGACGTCAACAAGATCGCGATCGCGGGCTTCTCCGTGTTTCTCATCGTGATGTTCAACAGCGCGTACGGCGTGATGAACGCGCGCAAATCGCGCCTGCTCGCCGCGCGCGTGATGGGCGCGTCGCGGTTCCAGATATTTCGCGACGTCCTCGTCTACGAAAGCCTGCCGCAGACGTTCGTCGGGCTGCGCAACGGGATCAGTACGGCGCTGGTCATCGTCGTCGTCGCCGAGATGTTCATCGGCAGCGATCAGGGTCTGGGGCACCGCATCATCGAGGGCGAGCAGATCCTCCACGTCAACGACATGTACGCCTCGATCCTGGTCGCCGGGATGCTGGGTTACGCGCTCAACGTGCTCTTCATGCTCGCCGACAAGCGCCTCATCCACTGGAACGGGAAGTAG
- a CDS encoding ABC transporter ATP-binding protein encodes MIAPSPERAQHGADEAFIRVRGLDKSFAGQPVYRGFDLDIARGTFTTIFGPNGCGKSTLINMMSGLIPFDGGSVQIGGRDFRSARIGYVFQNYRDSLFPWMRALENIEYPLKVRGVPRKEQVARVEALLARFEITLDLRRHTYEMSGGQQQLVAILRALAADPEVLFLDEPFSALDYEMTLYVRDRLQAVFLETGLTTVLVSHDLEEAVYLADRIVLLSKRPTRVVETIAYETPRPRTAEILADPRFVATKGHALEIFRAEMRR; translated from the coding sequence ATGATCGCTCCTTCGCCGGAACGCGCGCAGCACGGTGCCGACGAAGCGTTCATCCGCGTCCGCGGGCTCGACAAGTCCTTCGCGGGCCAGCCCGTCTATCGCGGGTTCGATCTCGACATCGCGCGCGGGACGTTCACCACGATCTTCGGCCCCAACGGCTGCGGCAAGTCGACGCTGATCAACATGATGAGCGGGCTGATCCCGTTCGACGGCGGGAGCGTGCAGATCGGCGGCCGCGATTTCCGCTCGGCACGGATCGGCTACGTCTTTCAGAATTACCGCGACTCGCTCTTCCCGTGGATGCGGGCGCTCGAGAACATCGAGTACCCGTTGAAGGTCCGCGGCGTGCCGCGCAAGGAGCAGGTCGCGCGGGTCGAGGCGCTGCTCGCGCGGTTCGAGATCACGCTCGACCTTCGCCGGCACACCTACGAGATGTCCGGCGGACAGCAGCAGCTCGTCGCGATCCTGCGCGCGCTCGCGGCGGATCCCGAAGTCCTGTTCCTGGACGAACCGTTCTCGGCGCTCGATTACGAGATGACGCTGTACGTGCGCGACCGCCTGCAGGCGGTGTTTCTCGAGACGGGCTTGACCACGGTCCTGGTCTCGCACGATCTGGAGGAAGCGGTCTATCTCGCCGACCGCATCGTGCTGCTCAGCAAACGCCCCACGCGCGTCGTCGAGACGATCGCCTACGAGACGCCGCGGCCGCGAACGGCGGAGATCCTCGCCGATCCGCGGTTCGTCGCGACCAAAGGGCACGCGCTCGAGATCTTCCGCGCGGAGATGCGGCGATGA
- a CDS encoding helix-turn-helix domain-containing protein codes for MNDVAAIARLLGDPARATMVECLMDGTERLSGELGRYARIAAAAASEHLGRLVAAGLLATRTQGRHRYYRIAREDVAHAIETLAALSLAPRVRSLSHGNLLAQQRAPRASATVTSPASWGSRSTTRSSPARGSRSATTAITRSPARAVAASPQPASRSTDFRTDARSCARVSTSPNAGRTSAGARRARSPHARATPDGSSTAAYRARSVSPPRAEKRSSRRSACGPLRGAGAPMRNKERMKTRSGEAKQAKTARKALLHDRLTKEAQDASARIRRRFDAEREALARRYGVVVNFSGEAESAAKDPITVSRRVAQ; via the coding sequence ATGAACGACGTCGCGGCGATCGCGCGGCTGCTCGGCGACCCGGCGCGCGCGACCATGGTCGAATGCCTGATGGACGGGACGGAACGCCTGTCGGGAGAGCTCGGGCGCTACGCGCGCATCGCCGCTGCGGCCGCGAGCGAACACTTGGGCCGCCTCGTCGCAGCGGGACTTCTCGCGACGCGCACGCAGGGCCGTCACCGCTACTACCGGATCGCACGCGAAGACGTCGCGCACGCGATCGAGACGCTTGCCGCGCTCTCGCTGGCGCCGCGCGTGCGCTCGCTCTCGCACGGCAACCTGCTCGCGCAGCAGCGCGCGCCGCGCGCATCTGCTACGGTCACGTCGCCGGCGTCCTGGGGGTCACGATCCACGACGCGCTCGTCGCCCGCTCGTGGATCGCGTTCGGCGACGACGGCCATTACACGCTCACCGGCACGGGCCGTCGCGGCCTCGCCGCAGCCGGCGTCGCGCTCGACGGACTTCCGCACGGACGCGCGCTCGTGCGCCCGTGTCTCGACGTCACCGAACGCCGGCCGCACCTCGGCGGGAGCGCGGCGTGCGCGCTCGCCGCACGCGCGCGCGACGCCGGATGGATCGTCGACGGCGGCGTACCGCGCGCGGTCCGTGTCACCCCCGCGGGCCGAGAAGCGCTCTTCGCGGCGCTCGGCGTGCGGACCGCTTAGGGGTGCCGGCGCGCCGATGCGCAACAAAGAGAGGATGAAAACACGTTCCGGTGAGGCCAAACAGGCCAAAACCGCGCGCAAAGCGCTCCTGCACGACCGGCTCACGAAAGAAGCGCAGGACGCCTCCGCGCGGATCCGCCGGCGCTTCGACGCCGAGCGCGAGGCCCTGGCCCGCCGCTACGGCGTGGTGGTCAACTTCTCCGGCGAGGCGGAGAGCGCCGCAAAAGACCCGATCACGGTCTCGCGGCGCGTCGCGCAGTAG
- a CDS encoding 5'-3' exonuclease H3TH domain-containing protein produces MAKFGVLPESIPDYLALVGDAADGFPGLPGWGAKAAAVLARYVHLEMIPADPRAWNVNVASPGRLAQSLERNRDRAFLFRDLATLCTDIALFDDVDALR; encoded by the coding sequence GTGGCGAAGTTCGGCGTGCTGCCGGAGAGCATCCCGGACTATCTGGCCCTGGTCGGCGATGCGGCGGACGGCTTTCCGGGCCTGCCCGGCTGGGGCGCGAAAGCCGCGGCCGTTTTGGCCCGATACGTGCACCTCGAAATGATCCCGGCCGATCCGCGCGCCTGGAACGTCAACGTCGCGAGTCCCGGCAGGCTCGCGCAGAGCCTGGAACGCAACCGCGATCGAGCGTTCTTGTTTCGCGACCTCGCGACGCTTTGCACCGACATCGCGCTCTTCGATGACGTCGATGCCTTGCGCTAG
- a CDS encoding ABC transporter substrate-binding protein, with product MKRGTFLAAAGAAGVCSVAGSPALAQTSTKILVGYWPVAAALPFFVAAQMGYWKDAGADVELVKFADQVKVTEALLAGRINATATGTGSTQLALAEIASPNFFKILGANLSSQKSILDEVIVAKDSPYKTIADLKGKKIATGVGPQAMLEAKIIFGKNGVDTPPMELAPAQHVASIAAGQIDAAYTYEPNGTVGRLNGTVRVLEAGVRSKYLLGNPDAPWYGGAAVIAAETLKNAPGDVKKYITGMKRGFDEVRKNINAARAVYPAYTTFDVKLAEAIPAISYTLYDEFKPADIRYFQDNFDLFYSEKIFSRKLQVAPMIYRG from the coding sequence TTGAAGAGAGGCACCTTTCTCGCCGCCGCCGGCGCGGCCGGCGTCTGCAGCGTCGCCGGCAGTCCGGCGCTCGCGCAGACCAGCACGAAAATTCTGGTGGGGTACTGGCCCGTCGCGGCGGCGCTGCCGTTCTTCGTCGCAGCGCAGATGGGTTATTGGAAAGACGCCGGAGCCGACGTCGAATTGGTCAAGTTCGCCGATCAGGTGAAGGTCACCGAAGCGCTGCTCGCCGGCCGCATCAACGCGACCGCGACGGGGACCGGCTCGACGCAACTCGCGCTCGCCGAAATCGCGTCGCCGAATTTTTTCAAGATCCTCGGTGCCAATCTCAGCAGTCAGAAGTCGATCCTCGACGAGGTCATCGTCGCCAAAGACTCGCCGTACAAAACGATCGCCGACCTCAAGGGGAAGAAGATCGCCACCGGCGTCGGCCCGCAGGCGATGCTCGAAGCGAAGATCATCTTCGGCAAGAACGGCGTCGACACGCCGCCGATGGAACTCGCGCCGGCGCAGCACGTCGCCTCGATCGCGGCGGGACAGATCGATGCGGCGTACACGTACGAGCCCAACGGAACCGTCGGCCGCCTCAACGGCACGGTGCGCGTGCTCGAGGCCGGCGTGCGCTCGAAGTACCTGCTCGGGAATCCGGATGCGCCCTGGTACGGCGGCGCCGCCGTGATCGCTGCCGAGACCCTCAAGAACGCGCCCGGCGACGTCAAGAAATACATCACCGGGATGAAGCGCGGCTTCGATGAAGTGCGCAAGAACATCAACGCGGCGCGCGCCGTGTATCCGGCGTACACGACGTTCGACGTCAAGCTCGCCGAGGCGATCCCGGCGATCTCGTACACGCTCTACGACGAGTTCAAGCCGGCGGATATCCGGTACTTCCAGGACAATTTCGACCTCTTCTACAGCGAGAAGATCTTTTCGCGCAAGCTGCAGGTCGCGCCGATGATCTACCGCGGATGA
- a CDS encoding O-antigen ligase family protein has product MLGRDPLGGALFVAVAGAGVVWYAAIVRCAREPRALDALLRTFVVSGALASALAIALLAARVPAALYTISHARATGTFVVPGELAGYLIVFIPIAFALARRGGALAPFAWCGLALGTTAFALTFSRAGWAGLTEALAMLAVARRGRLRYAAALAGAAIALLALVFNAHHDPSENFTRLSIWEAALQSIVRFPFSGVGPFGFAHVYPLVRAPGAEPSALHAHGIVLTVAAEAGLLGVAALAWGWWRFAAELRARLTSHGARSDDALQRGDPVTAAAWIARMPPGARRDDRRARSAAVRGDEATAIAFYLDAGNDEALQHLVNERVQRGRLHDADALERRIRDRLAQTPTRPNALGDAWWRLGRLAARLDRPAEAAADLDRASALAPLNTKYLLDAAQLALERGDLGAASSRFMRAAQIDPGDADAVAGAGLVALARGDVGSARATGRRSDRIDPGAPLARRLRERLAAAR; this is encoded by the coding sequence GTGCTCGGTCGCGATCCCCTCGGCGGTGCGCTCTTCGTGGCGGTCGCGGGTGCCGGCGTCGTGTGGTACGCGGCGATCGTGCGCTGTGCGCGCGAACCGCGCGCGCTCGACGCGCTTCTTCGCACCTTCGTCGTTTCGGGCGCGCTCGCGTCGGCCCTCGCGATCGCGCTGCTGGCGGCGCGCGTTCCGGCGGCGCTCTACACGATCTCGCACGCCCGCGCGACCGGCACGTTCGTCGTTCCAGGCGAACTCGCCGGCTACCTCATCGTCTTCATCCCCATCGCGTTTGCGCTCGCGCGGCGCGGCGGCGCGTTGGCGCCGTTCGCGTGGTGCGGATTAGCGCTGGGAACGACGGCGTTCGCGCTGACGTTCTCGCGCGCCGGCTGGGCAGGCTTGACCGAAGCGCTCGCGATGCTGGCCGTGGCGCGGCGCGGACGATTGCGGTACGCCGCCGCGCTCGCCGGCGCAGCGATCGCCCTCCTCGCGCTCGTGTTCAACGCGCACCACGATCCGTCGGAAAACTTCACCCGCCTCTCGATTTGGGAAGCGGCGCTGCAGTCGATCGTGCGGTTTCCGTTCTCGGGAGTCGGACCGTTCGGGTTCGCGCACGTGTATCCGCTGGTCCGCGCACCCGGCGCCGAACCGTCCGCGCTTCACGCGCACGGCATCGTCTTGACGGTCGCGGCCGAAGCGGGTCTGCTCGGCGTTGCGGCGCTCGCGTGGGGCTGGTGGCGGTTTGCCGCCGAACTGCGCGCGCGGCTGACGTCGCACGGTGCACGGTCCGACGACGCGCTGCAGCGCGGCGACCCCGTTACGGCGGCGGCGTGGATCGCGCGCATGCCTCCCGGTGCCCGGCGTGACGACCGCCGGGCACGATCGGCGGCTGTTCGCGGCGACGAAGCGACGGCGATCGCGTTTTATCTCGACGCCGGCAACGATGAGGCACTGCAGCACCTCGTGAACGAGCGCGTGCAGCGAGGCCGTCTGCACGACGCCGACGCGCTCGAGCGACGCATCCGCGACCGCCTCGCGCAGACGCCGACGCGTCCGAACGCGCTGGGCGACGCCTGGTGGCGTCTGGGCCGACTCGCCGCTCGCCTCGACCGGCCGGCGGAGGCCGCCGCCGATTTGGATCGCGCGAGCGCACTCGCGCCCTTGAACACGAAGTATCTGCTCGACGCCGCGCAGCTCGCGCTCGAGCGCGGCGATCTCGGGGCGGCGTCGTCACGGTTCATGCGTGCAGCGCAGATCGATCCGGGCGATGCCGACGCGGTCGCCGGTGCCGGCTTGGTTGCGCTCGCGCGCGGCGACGTCGGCTCCGCTCGCGCCACCGGGCGCCGTTCCGATCGCATCGATCCGGGCGCGCCGCTGGCTCGACGGCTGCGCGAGCGATTAGCCGCGGCGCGCTAG
- a CDS encoding CGNR zinc finger domain-containing protein codes for MVRNLILGYTTWAVELESSAGSPDFPLHHGRLSLSFAGTVADRGSAMTERVPTPALLSAWLRHAGLAAEEREPTRALYRRALRLREAIARAVSALVDGNRPSAEDVATLNDAARRWSSRPSLDVQTLTLSSSHPETIESGLGRIAADAIELLADPQERARLRRCGLDSCGAIFLTPAGHRERRWCSMARCGNRAKVTAFRKRAKSR; via the coding sequence GTGGTACGAAACCTAATTTTAGGTTACACTACCTGGGCAGTGGAACTTGAATCCAGCGCCGGAAGCCCGGATTTTCCGCTCCATCACGGGCGCCTTTCGCTCAGCTTCGCCGGCACCGTGGCAGACCGGGGCTCGGCGATGACCGAGCGCGTTCCGACGCCCGCGCTCCTGAGCGCGTGGCTTCGACACGCGGGCCTTGCAGCAGAAGAGCGAGAGCCGACGCGCGCGCTGTACCGCCGGGCACTGCGGCTGCGCGAAGCGATCGCGCGTGCGGTTTCCGCGCTCGTCGACGGGAACCGCCCGAGCGCGGAGGATGTCGCGACGCTCAACGATGCAGCGCGGCGCTGGTCGTCGCGGCCGAGTCTCGACGTCCAGACGCTGACGCTGTCGAGCAGCCATCCTGAGACGATCGAGAGCGGGCTCGGCAGAATCGCCGCCGACGCGATCGAGCTGCTCGCGGACCCGCAGGAGCGCGCGCGGCTGAGGCGCTGCGGGTTAGATTCCTGCGGGGCGATCTTTCTCACCCCGGCGGGCCATCGCGAACGCCGATGGTGCTCGATGGCGCGCTGCGGCAATCGTGCGAAGGTCACGGCGTTCCGCAAGCGCGCGAAGTCGAGGTGA
- a CDS encoding serine hydrolase domain-containing protein produces the protein MVDGFATVRDAFAENFARRGELGGAACTYRDGEKVVDLWGGVRNKQTGEPWEQNTMVVVHSATKGLAAMTLAVAHSRGWLDYDERVCAYWPEFEQNGKERITVRVLLGSCPAEWCTCNSRRGSFLSP, from the coding sequence GTGGTTGATGGTTTCGCGACCGTCCGCGATGCCTTTGCCGAGAACTTCGCGCGTCGCGGAGAGTTGGGCGGCGCCGCGTGCACCTACCGCGACGGCGAGAAGGTCGTCGACCTGTGGGGCGGCGTGCGGAACAAACAGACCGGCGAGCCGTGGGAGCAGAACACCATGGTGGTCGTTCACTCGGCGACGAAAGGCCTCGCGGCGATGACGCTCGCCGTCGCCCATTCGCGCGGATGGCTCGACTACGACGAGCGCGTGTGCGCGTACTGGCCCGAGTTCGAGCAGAACGGGAAAGAGCGCATCACCGTCCGCGTACTCTTGGGATCGTGCCCCGCGGAGTGGTGTACGTGTAACTCTCGACGCGGGTCGTTTCTCAGCCCGTAA
- a CDS encoding S53 family peptidase, with the protein MAEERVLVPGSERDAPPAAVSGGAAPSDHTVELTIIVRPRTPVPDAPDTGDAVMTREEFAQRYGAAAEDIAEVDRFASAYGMTVQSTDAARRSVVVSGTVQNVCAAFGTTLLQYERDGVSFLGRTGALSIPASLAAIVRGVHGLDTRPQARAHFRRIRQPRAGAVSFTAAQLGALYGFPADATGRGQTIALIELGGGYKQSDLDAYFKGLGIATPTVISVGVDGAANAPAGDPTSADGEVLLDIEVAGALAPGATIVVYFAPNTDQGFLDAITTAIHDATNRPTVVSISWGGPESTWTQQSLTNYDQAFADAAMVGVTVTAAAGDSGSSDGVTDGNAHVDFPASSPHVVACGGTRLDAAGTTIASETVWNDGAGNGATGGGISDAFPLPSWQANAGVPPSANPGGRVGRGVPDVAADADPQTGYAIVVDGQNEVFGGTSAVAPLWAALVALLNERRGAPLGFVNPALYAQPAAFRDITQGTNGAYRAAPGWDACTGLGSPDGAALARATSRSSG; encoded by the coding sequence ATGGCCGAAGAACGCGTCCTCGTCCCCGGGTCCGAGCGCGACGCGCCGCCCGCAGCCGTGAGCGGCGGTGCCGCACCGTCCGATCACACCGTCGAACTCACCATCATCGTGCGCCCGCGCACACCCGTCCCGGATGCTCCCGATACGGGCGATGCCGTGATGACGCGCGAGGAGTTCGCTCAGCGCTACGGTGCGGCGGCCGAAGACATCGCCGAAGTCGACCGATTCGCGTCGGCATACGGGATGACCGTGCAGTCGACGGACGCGGCCCGGCGCAGCGTCGTCGTGAGCGGAACGGTGCAGAACGTGTGCGCCGCGTTCGGCACGACGCTGCTGCAGTACGAGCGGGACGGGGTGTCGTTCCTCGGCCGCACCGGTGCGCTCAGTATCCCCGCGTCGCTCGCCGCGATCGTGCGCGGCGTGCACGGACTCGACACCCGCCCGCAGGCGCGCGCGCACTTCCGGCGCATCCGCCAGCCGCGCGCGGGAGCCGTCTCGTTCACCGCCGCGCAGCTCGGCGCGCTCTACGGTTTCCCCGCCGATGCGACGGGCCGCGGCCAGACGATCGCGCTGATCGAACTCGGCGGCGGCTACAAGCAGTCGGATCTCGATGCGTACTTCAAAGGTCTCGGCATCGCGACGCCGACGGTGATCAGCGTCGGCGTCGACGGCGCGGCGAACGCGCCCGCCGGCGATCCCACCAGCGCCGACGGCGAAGTACTCCTCGACATCGAGGTCGCGGGCGCGCTGGCGCCCGGCGCGACGATCGTCGTCTACTTCGCGCCCAACACCGATCAGGGATTTCTCGACGCGATCACGACCGCGATCCATGACGCGACGAACCGGCCGACGGTCGTCTCGATCAGTTGGGGCGGGCCGGAGTCGACGTGGACGCAGCAATCGCTGACGAATTACGATCAGGCATTCGCCGACGCGGCGATGGTGGGCGTGACGGTGACGGCGGCCGCGGGCGACAGCGGATCGTCGGACGGCGTGACCGACGGCAACGCGCACGTCGATTTCCCCGCGTCGAGTCCGCACGTCGTCGCCTGCGGCGGAACGCGCCTCGACGCCGCCGGGACGACGATCGCAAGTGAGACGGTGTGGAACGACGGCGCGGGCAACGGCGCGACGGGGGGCGGGATCAGCGACGCGTTCCCGCTGCCGTCATGGCAGGCGAACGCCGGCGTGCCGCCGTCGGCGAATCCCGGCGGCCGCGTGGGGCGCGGCGTCCCGGACGTCGCGGCCGACGCGGATCCGCAAACCGGCTACGCGATCGTCGTCGACGGCCAGAACGAGGTCTTCGGCGGGACGAGCGCCGTCGCGCCGCTGTGGGCCGCGCTCGTCGCACTGCTCAACGAACGGCGCGGCGCGCCGCTCGGCTTCGTGAACCCCGCGCTCTACGCGCAGCCCGCGGCGTTTCGCGACATCACGCAGGGCACGAACGGCGCGTACCGTGCCGCGCCTGGCTGGGACGCGTGCACGGGGCTCGGCAGCCCCGACGGCGCCGCGCTCGCGCGCGCTACTTCCCGTTCCAGTGGATGA
- a CDS encoding quinone oxidoreductase family protein gives MQAVVAHSYGDLDALRFESIPDPTPAENEIVLRVEATSLNPVDLKVLSGALKVLFETHFPYVPGVDAAGTVVAVGPGVTGYAVGDRVGGAVHAGLAEFARADITSPLVARVPDSLETVTAAAAPVVGLAALDARHASGDVLGKNVVVIGATGSVGRLVVQLAASGGARVTATARPRDVSVLRSLGASDVIDYDAEPIVEGIRKRLPSGADVVVDLVHVGAELASIAAAVVPGGRLVSTLFGPTGEQVGDGVSLTYVRMDEGGPATTAEVYAALVAGSLRLDIGRTFPFAEAIEALRALQRGDIRGKLVVTQG, from the coding sequence ATGCAAGCAGTCGTTGCTCACTCGTATGGCGATCTTGACGCCCTTCGCTTCGAGTCGATTCCCGATCCGACGCCGGCCGAGAACGAGATCGTTCTCCGCGTGGAAGCGACGTCGCTCAATCCGGTGGATCTCAAGGTGCTCTCGGGTGCACTGAAGGTACTGTTCGAGACGCATTTTCCATACGTCCCCGGGGTCGATGCTGCGGGCACGGTCGTCGCCGTCGGCCCCGGCGTTACCGGGTATGCCGTCGGCGATCGTGTCGGTGGGGCGGTCCACGCCGGTCTCGCTGAATTTGCGCGGGCTGACATCACCTCACCGCTCGTCGCGCGCGTGCCCGACTCCCTCGAGACCGTGACGGCCGCCGCAGCCCCGGTCGTGGGCTTGGCCGCGCTCGACGCTCGACACGCGTCCGGCGATGTTCTTGGGAAGAATGTCGTCGTGATCGGCGCGACGGGGAGCGTCGGTCGTCTCGTCGTTCAACTGGCGGCGTCCGGGGGTGCCCGCGTGACGGCCACGGCTCGGCCCCGCGACGTGTCGGTTCTTCGATCGCTGGGGGCGAGTGACGTCATCGACTACGATGCAGAGCCGATCGTCGAAGGCATTCGGAAGAGACTTCCGAGCGGCGCGGACGTCGTCGTCGATCTCGTGCACGTGGGTGCGGAACTCGCTTCGATCGCCGCAGCCGTCGTGCCGGGCGGGAGACTCGTCTCGACCCTGTTCGGCCCGACCGGCGAACAAGTCGGCGATGGCGTTTCACTCACGTACGTTCGGATGGACGAAGGCGGGCCGGCGACGACCGCGGAGGTCTATGCCGCGTTGGTCGCGGGCTCGTTGCGTCTAGACATCGGCCGAACGTTTCCGTTTGCTGAAGCGATCGAGGCCCTTCGTGCGCTGCAGCGCGGCGATATTCGAGGAAAGCTTGTCGTCACGCAAGGGTAG